One genomic segment of Cyanobacteria bacterium FACHB-DQ100 includes these proteins:
- the kbl gene encoding glycine C-acetyltransferase → MLNTAAAIFQSMLDEIDQAGLAKEERILISPQGAEIEIKGGQTVLNFCTNNYLGLATHPDVIAAAQEGLAKYGFGLSSVRFICGTQAIHKELEARLSAFLGTEDTILYNACFDANTGLFETLLDADCAVISDALNHASVIDGIRLCKAQRYRFAHSDIQELEQILQQTQSAKIRLIATDGVFSMDGEIAKLDLICDLAEQYDALVMVDDSHATGILGAMGRGSIEHCGVMGRVDLITSTLGKALGGASGGFTSGHRVIIDLLRQRSRPYLFSNTLAPVIAYTSLTVLDLLSQSNELRSRLIENTRYFRQQMHDRGFEIQPGIHPIVPIMLYDAKLAKTMARALLDEGIYVIGFSYPVVPQNQARIRVQISAVHTRSQLDRCVDAFTKIAEQYQNTSDVIKPR, encoded by the coding sequence ATGTTGAACACAGCAGCCGCTATCTTTCAGTCGATGCTAGATGAGATCGATCAAGCTGGTCTTGCGAAAGAAGAACGAATTCTCATCAGTCCTCAGGGAGCCGAGATTGAAATTAAGGGAGGACAAACGGTTTTGAACTTCTGCACCAACAATTACCTGGGACTTGCCACCCATCCTGATGTGATTGCAGCCGCTCAAGAGGGTTTGGCAAAGTATGGGTTTGGGTTGTCATCGGTGCGATTTATTTGTGGAACGCAAGCAATTCATAAAGAACTTGAAGCAAGGCTCTCAGCGTTTCTTGGCACCGAGGATACCATTTTGTATAACGCTTGCTTTGATGCCAATACGGGGCTATTTGAAACACTGTTAGATGCGGATTGCGCGGTGATTAGCGATGCGTTGAATCATGCCAGTGTGATCGATGGGATTCGACTTTGCAAGGCACAACGATATCGATTTGCTCACAGCGATATCCAGGAGTTAGAGCAGATCCTTCAACAAACCCAATCCGCCAAAATTCGCTTGATTGCAACCGATGGCGTTTTCAGCATGGACGGGGAGATTGCCAAGCTCGATCTCATCTGCGATTTAGCGGAACAATACGATGCCCTTGTTATGGTAGATGATAGTCACGCAACGGGCATTTTGGGAGCAATGGGACGCGGATCAATTGAACACTGTGGTGTCATGGGCCGGGTTGACCTGATCACTAGTACGCTTGGAAAAGCGCTCGGTGGGGCATCAGGAGGCTTTACTAGCGGGCATCGAGTGATAATCGACTTGCTGCGACAACGATCGCGCCCCTACCTATTTTCCAATACGTTGGCACCCGTGATCGCCTACACGAGTTTGACGGTATTGGATCTCCTGAGCCAGTCGAATGAGTTACGCAGCCGTTTAATCGAGAACACGCGCTATTTCCGGCAGCAAATGCACGATCGTGGCTTTGAAATCCAGCCCGGTATCCATCCGATTGTGCCGATTATGCTTTACGACGCGAAGCTGGCAAAGACAATGGCACGGGCGCTCCTCGATGAAGGTATCTATGTGATTGGATTTAGCTACCCGGTGGTTCCCCAAAATCAAGCTCGAATTCGAGTTCAGATTTCGGCAGTTCACACGCGATC